A stretch of DNA from Brevibacillus ruminantium:
CCACTACCAGTACTTCATCGCCATTCGGGATGGGGAGAGAGTAGCTGAGCACGTCCAGGTTGGGCGTATCCAGCCCAAGCAAGCCTTTTACATAAGAAAAGGGATGCGGCTTGGAGAGTGGCGCATGCGCCGGCGACTCTTCTTCCGCTTCCAGAACATGGCTCGCAGTCACCACGCGGTTCGGATCAAACCATTCCAGTACTTTCAGCTCCTCGAGCGGCACATGCGTTTCGATGGTTGGGCGTCCGGTACCGATGCCGATCGTATAGCCCTTTTCCTTCAGTGTGCGGAAAAGCTGAATCATTTCTTCCGGGCTGACGATCGGAATCTCATCATGGAGAAATCCTTTTTTCCCAGGCTGAACAGTTTCACGGCCAATCGAAGCGGCTACGCGCTCATCGCCCAGATACCACTCCTGAAACGTCTCCTGACAGAGCTTCCAGAGGTCGCTGTTACGCGAAAAAATATTGGTCACGATCCCGCAGCGTTCACGGGCAATCTGGTTCAAATACAACAGCATCTCAGCCTTTTGGGCATTGCCACGGGCAAAATCGGTGGTAAACTTGGCGTACTCGATCGTAAAATCAGGCGCGTATGTTTTTGCCCATTCTGCCAAGCGGGCAATCGCAGCACGATTGATCTGACCTGTCAACAAATCTGTAACCTGTTGTCCCAGATCAGCTTTCAACCGCCCGCACAAACGGATAATCTGATAGGAGACAGCCAAATAGACCATATCCCAGTTCGAGTTGATCCCACGTGATTTGATAAAATTGAGAACCTCATCGTTTGCAAAGACCAGTTCGCGAACTCTGCGAATCTCAGCTTCCTTTGGCGAAGGCGTAAACACATCGGAATCAAGGCCAAGGTAAAGCGGGCTGTGCAGCAATTCCCAAACGGTCAGCGCCGAAGCGTCAAAATATCTTTCTTCACTCAACATGACTCCATCAACATCAAACAGTATGGTCTTAATCATTCTCTCGCCCCTCTATGCTTTTACAATTTTATGTTTATCAGGCAAGGCGATGGTAAAGGTCGTACCCTCTCCCAGCTTGCTCTGTACTCCAATGGTTCCTCCATGGGCCTCCACAATATTCTTGGCAATCGCAAGGCCAAGCCCGGTTCCGCCTGCCTTTCCGCGTGTACGCGCCTTGTCCGCCTTGTAAAAGCGTTCAAAGACAAATGGCAAGTCTTCCTGCGGAATCCCTGAACCGGTATCGCTTACTTCCAACAACAGGGTCTGGTCTCCGCGTGCACGCAGTACGACGGTTCCTCCCTCATGTGTATGGCGAATGGCATTGTCAATCAGATTCGTCAGCACCTGTTCCATCCGATCCGGGTCAATCCATGTGGTTTCCACGGATGTATTGATTTCCAGCAGCAAATGTATTTCCTGTTCCCTGGCCAGATTGACAAATTTCCGCTGAATGCGCTCCAGGTACGGACGCACTTCGACCTGCTCCAGCGACACCTCAATATGACCCGCCTCCATCCTTGCCAGGCTCAGCAGTTCATTGACCAGCTTGGTCATACGCACCGACTCGTCATAGATAATCTGGGCAAGCTCCTTATGCTCTTCCGGAGTAGCGGCGATGTCATCTACAATCGCTTCACTGTAGCCTTGCAGCATGGACAAAGGCGTACGGAGCTCATGGGAGACATTGGCGACAAAATCGTTACGCATCTTGTCCAGCTTTCGCTCCCGCGTGATCTCACGGATGACGGCAACAGCCCCCCGAATCTGATCGCGATCAGTAAGCGGGATCATCACCAGAGACCAGATTCTTCCTTGTGCCGGAATCTCTTCCGTAACCTCATGGCCCGTGCGAACGACCATCTGGTAAAACGTGAACAGCGGAATCGGCTCGTCTGGATGCTCATAGGTCCAGTCGCGCAAAAAGTGTTCGGCTGGCGGGTTGGTCACGGCAATTTTGCCTTGTTCATCGATCATGATGACGCCGTCCACCATACTCCGAAGCACACTGGAAAGCTGTTCCTTTTCCTTGGATAGGGCGTCTACCAATTGATTGAGGTGACTGGCCATACTGTTGAACGATGCAGCCAGTTCACCGATCTCATCCGTCGTTCTGATCGGAATTTCCGCATGAAAATCCCCTTCTGCAATCCGATGGGCTGTCTCCTTCATCTGGCGCAGCGGATACGTGATCCGCGACGACAGGAAGAAAGCAAACACGGTAGTCGAGATAAACCCAACCACACCCACGACAAAGATCAGCTTCCGCACTTCCTTCACGGTATCGTCGAAATCTTCAATCGCCTGGTACATCACGATGGCGCCGTTTTTTCCCGGTGTGAGCTCGATAGGTACGGCGATTGCCAGCAACTGAATCGTACCGTTACGGTCCCCTGGATTATGTGAAAAATGTATCCGTTCGGGAGCCAGATGCTTTCCCTTTAAGGCCTCAGAAAGCTTCAAATCAGGTGATTGCAATAATTGCTCAATCGGAATGAACGCGAGGCCCGCCCCTTCACTTGCACCAATCTGCTTTCCATTTTCGTCAACCATAATTAGTCCCGTGCGATGAACGGCGCTGAAGCTGGATGCCATAGACAATGCTGTTGTTTTATCTGCATAGGTGGACAGTGTTTGTGAGAGACCCTCCGCCACATTCTGCAGATTCTTCGTTTGCCGCTGGAAATAGAAGCTGTCGAAGGACTCGACAATCATCAGACTGAACAAGGTTAAAACCAAAGCGAACAACGCGATGATCGTCATCCACAGTTTGCCAACTACACTGCGAAGAATATCCACGTTATTTGGGCACCTCAAGCTTGTAACCGACACCCCAAACTGTCGCGATCATCTGTGCGGCAACAGGCGACACACGATTCAGTTTTTCTCGCAGCCGTTTGATATGGGTATCCACGGTTCGCAGATCACCAAAAAACTCATAATGCCAGACATCTTTCAGCAATTCCTCTCGCGTAAACACTTTGTCCGGTGACAAAGCAAGATAATGCAAAAGCTCATACTCTTTGGGTGTCAGGCTGACTTCCTGTCCGCTGGCGATCACTTTATGCGCATCATGGTCGATCGTCAGCTCAGGAAACACGAGCACGGAATGGCTGTTGAACGTCTCCGTTTTCAGATAGGCTGTCGCTGAAGCTCGACGCAGGATCGCTTTGACTCGATACACGACCTCACGCGGGCTAAAGGGTTTGATCACATAATCATCTACTCCCGCTTCGAAGCCGTGTACGCGATTCGTCTCCTCCCCTTTTGCCGTGAGCATGATAATAGGCGTCGCTTTGCGCTCGCGAATCTTTTGACAAACCTCAATGCCATCCATACCAGGCAGCATCAGGTCCAGTAAAATGATATCGTAATCTGCCGTCATGGCCATGTCCAATGCCTGTTCACCGTTATCCGCCTCGTCAATCAGGAAGGATTCTCGCTCCAGATACATGCGAAGCAGTCGGCGAATGCGCTCCTCATCATCCACTACAAGGATACTCGCTTTTTTCTCCATAAGATCACCTCTTGGCTCTCGTTATTCATGCTACATTTTCATCTCGTACATGATAGTCCAAAAAGCTGGCGTCAAAACCAGCTTTTTTCGACCATGTACGTTTGTTTACACCCCTGCATAAGAGTGCAGACCTGCAATTACCAGGTTTACCATGACCAGTGTGAGTAAGATAATCACAAAACCGATCACAGACATCCACGCGGATTTTGCTCCAATCCAGCCACGGGAGAGACGCAGGTGAAGATAAGCGCTGTAGAAGAGCCATACAATAAGAGCCCACACTTCCTTGGGATCCCACCCCCAGAAACGCCCCCATGCCTCTTCGGCCCAAATCATCGCAAAAATCAGGGCACCAAGCGTAAATACCGGATAACCGATGCTGATCGCGCGATAGCTGATCTCGTCAATCATCTCCGGATCGATATCCTTCAATGCCGGCTGCATCGCTGCCGCCAGTCTTTTCCGCAAGACCAAGCGAAGCACGCCATACAGTACCAGACCAGTCAAGACAGACCAGATCATCGTATTCAGCTTTCGTGCAGCGTCCTTGCCCTCCATCCAGGTCGGTGCGGTAAACAGAGGATTCATCGGGCCAGCTTTGATGATCGTCGAATCATTGGGAGCGACGATCGCCGGCATGGTATACTCTACCTTCATTTTCTCCATTTGTCCCGGATTATTCAATTGTTCTGTTGATAATTCAAAGACTGTTTTTTGATCAAGCCGAGAAAACGTAGATTCCATCCCGATAAAACCAACCAGCATCAATACAACGGCCAGAACAACCTCCAGCCAACGAGTGCTTTTCGTTGCGACTTCCTGTGGCACGGTACGCACCAGATACATCAGGCCCGCCGCAAAACCAATCGCCAGAATCCCTTCACCGAGTGCTGCTGTCGTCACATGGATATGCAGCCAGTAGCTCTGCAGGGCAGGAATCAGTGGGGTTACTTCTTTGGGAAATACATAAGAATAGGCCAGCATGACAACCCCGAGCGGCAGGACGAAAGCACCGATCACCGTCAATCTGTAAATCCGGTAAATGATCAGATAAGCGAGAATGATACAGTAATCGAGGAAAGCCATAAATTCGAACATGTTGCTCGTCGGGCTGTGTCCGCCGGCGATCCAGCGAAAGACGACATAGCCTGTCTGTGCCACAAATCCGACAACGGCGAGAAGATAGGCGATGCGCCCGTACTTTAATTCATGCTGTTTGGGATCCCGCCCGGCCCAATTCTTTCCCGTCATGGCCACGACAAAAACGATCGAAGCCAACACGTACAGCACAAAGGCAATATCCAGCAATACGTCACTTAATTGAATTAGCTGCACGCTAAAAACCTCCTCAAAGCCAACTACGCTTTTGCTTTCTCTTCGATTGTGATTGGCAGCTTGACATGGTCAACCAGCGCTTCCACTTCCCGCTTCATGCCGTACCAGTTTTTATTGGTGTGGGCAGCCAGCAGGACCCTGTCTCCATGAAGCTGGAGCCAAATGCGGCGGTGCTGCCAGAAGAAGCCCATCGCTACGCCGATCATGAAGATAAAAGAACCAAAGTAGATGAGTGGAACTGCTCTATCCTTCCTGACCATCAGTCCACTGATGTCGATCAGATCAGGCATTTTGAATTCAAGCGTGTAGCGGGAATCCTGTTTTTCCGTGATCACCGTTCCACTGACGTACACCAGCTTCTCTGTCACTTGATCAGACTCCGATTTTACCTCAAGCACAACCATCGGGTTTTTGGGAAGATTGGTCTGTGTCGCCGGTTTCCCGTCACTCCCCATGACAAAGTCAGGGAAATAGTCA
This window harbors:
- a CDS encoding HAD family hydrolase, whose product is MIKTILFDVDGVMLSEERYFDASALTVWELLHSPLYLGLDSDVFTPSPKEAEIRRVRELVFANDEVLNFIKSRGINSNWDMVYLAVSYQIIRLCGRLKADLGQQVTDLLTGQINRAAIARLAEWAKTYAPDFTIEYAKFTTDFARGNAQKAEMLLYLNQIARERCGIVTNIFSRNSDLWKLCQETFQEWYLGDERVAASIGRETVQPGKKGFLHDEIPIVSPEEMIQLFRTLKEKGYTIGIGTGRPTIETHVPLEELKVLEWFDPNRVVTASHVLEAEEESPAHAPLSKPHPFSYVKGLLGLDTPNLDVLSYSLPIPNGDEVLVVGDSPADLLAARAMGCRFAATLTGLSGQAARSKFEEAKADYILDDVRDLLSILES
- a CDS encoding ATP-binding protein; protein product: MTIIALFALVLTLFSLMIVESFDSFYFQRQTKNLQNVAEGLSQTLSTYADKTTALSMASSFSAVHRTGLIMVDENGKQIGASEGAGLAFIPIEQLLQSPDLKLSEALKGKHLAPERIHFSHNPGDRNGTIQLLAIAVPIELTPGKNGAIVMYQAIEDFDDTVKEVRKLIFVVGVVGFISTTVFAFFLSSRITYPLRQMKETAHRIAEGDFHAEIPIRTTDEIGELAASFNSMASHLNQLVDALSKEKEQLSSVLRSMVDGVIMIDEQGKIAVTNPPAEHFLRDWTYEHPDEPIPLFTFYQMVVRTGHEVTEEIPAQGRIWSLVMIPLTDRDQIRGAVAVIREITRERKLDKMRNDFVANVSHELRTPLSMLQGYSEAIVDDIAATPEEHKELAQIIYDESVRMTKLVNELLSLARMEAGHIEVSLEQVEVRPYLERIQRKFVNLAREQEIHLLLEINTSVETTWIDPDRMEQVLTNLIDNAIRHTHEGGTVVLRARGDQTLLLEVSDTGSGIPQEDLPFVFERFYKADKARTRGKAGGTGLGLAIAKNIVEAHGGTIGVQSKLGEGTTFTIALPDKHKIVKA
- a CDS encoding response regulator transcription factor codes for the protein MEKKASILVVDDEERIRRLLRMYLERESFLIDEADNGEQALDMAMTADYDIILLDLMLPGMDGIEVCQKIRERKATPIIMLTAKGEETNRVHGFEAGVDDYVIKPFSPREVVYRVKAILRRASATAYLKTETFNSHSVLVFPELTIDHDAHKVIASGQEVSLTPKEYELLHYLALSPDKVFTREELLKDVWHYEFFGDLRTVDTHIKRLREKLNRVSPVAAQMIATVWGVGYKLEVPK
- the ccsA gene encoding cytochrome c biogenesis protein CcsA, which translates into the protein MQLIQLSDVLLDIAFVLYVLASIVFVVAMTGKNWAGRDPKQHELKYGRIAYLLAVVGFVAQTGYVVFRWIAGGHSPTSNMFEFMAFLDYCIILAYLIIYRIYRLTVIGAFVLPLGVVMLAYSYVFPKEVTPLIPALQSYWLHIHVTTAALGEGILAIGFAAGLMYLVRTVPQEVATKSTRWLEVVLAVVLMLVGFIGMESTFSRLDQKTVFELSTEQLNNPGQMEKMKVEYTMPAIVAPNDSTIIKAGPMNPLFTAPTWMEGKDAARKLNTMIWSVLTGLVLYGVLRLVLRKRLAAAMQPALKDIDPEMIDEISYRAISIGYPVFTLGALIFAMIWAEEAWGRFWGWDPKEVWALIVWLFYSAYLHLRLSRGWIGAKSAWMSVIGFVIILLTLVMVNLVIAGLHSYAGV